The Crocosphaera subtropica ATCC 51142 genome includes a window with the following:
- a CDS encoding acetate kinase, with the protein MKILVLNAGSSSQKSCLYSIEGNSLPKHSPDPIWTGNIDWTVSKNEGILTVKANEIKQTITLNQENKAQAIPKMLETLTQGQTKVIDNLSEINVVGHRVVHGGKNYSEATKITPEVKAKITELIPLAPNHNPGHIEGIEAIETVLGDVPQVALFDTAFHQTIPLENAAYPLPFEWLEKGIRRYGFHGISHEYCAHRAAEILDQPLSSLKLINCHLGNGCSLTAIKNGKSIDTTMGFTPLEGLMMGTRSGSIDPAILIYLMREYSLTPDDLNTLLNKESGLKGVSGISADIRAILQGIKEHNFRAQLAFDMYIHRLRSQMGSMLAVLGGLDVLIFTAGVGENAVLVREKACEAFEFLGLKLDQTKNESSPMDEDIATENSSVRILVIHTEEDWAIAQQCWHLCH; encoded by the coding sequence ATGAAAATTTTGGTACTCAATGCAGGATCGAGCAGTCAAAAAAGTTGTTTATATAGTATAGAAGGAAACAGTCTGCCTAAGCATTCCCCTGATCCCATTTGGACGGGAAATATTGATTGGACAGTTTCAAAAAATGAAGGGATTTTAACAGTAAAAGCCAACGAAATTAAACAAACCATAACCTTAAATCAGGAAAATAAAGCACAAGCAATTCCTAAGATGCTTGAGACATTAACCCAAGGTCAAACGAAAGTAATTGATAACTTAAGTGAGATTAATGTAGTTGGTCATCGAGTGGTTCATGGGGGAAAAAACTATTCTGAAGCGACAAAAATAACCCCCGAAGTGAAAGCGAAAATTACTGAGTTAATCCCTTTAGCCCCTAATCATAATCCTGGTCATATTGAAGGAATAGAAGCTATCGAAACCGTCCTAGGAGATGTACCTCAAGTTGCTCTATTTGATACGGCATTTCATCAGACCATTCCCTTAGAAAATGCTGCTTATCCCTTGCCCTTTGAATGGTTAGAAAAAGGAATTCGTCGCTATGGATTTCATGGCATTAGTCACGAATATTGCGCCCATCGTGCGGCCGAAATTTTGGATCAGCCCTTATCTTCCTTAAAATTAATTAACTGTCATCTGGGTAATGGTTGCTCTTTAACTGCTATCAAAAACGGTAAAAGTATCGATACAACGATGGGATTTACTCCCCTAGAAGGGTTGATGATGGGAACCCGTAGCGGTTCGATTGATCCGGCGATTTTAATTTATTTAATGCGAGAATATTCCTTGACTCCTGATGACTTAAATACCCTATTAAATAAAGAATCTGGATTAAAAGGAGTATCAGGAATTTCTGCCGATATTAGAGCTATTTTACAGGGAATCAAAGAGCATAATTTTCGCGCCCAATTAGCCTTTGATATGTATATTCATCGTTTGCGATCGCAGATGGGTTCGATGTTAGCTGTTTTAGGCGGATTAGACGTTTTAATCTTCACCGCCGGGGTAGGAGAAAATGCTGTATTAGTGCGAGAAAAAGCCTGTGAAGCCTTTGAATTTTTAGGGTTGAAATTAGATCAAACAAAAAATGAATCCTCTCCTATGGATGAAGATATTGCCACAGAAAACTCATCTGTGAGAATTTTAGTGATTCATACCGAAGAAGATTGGGCGATCGCTCAACAATGTTGGCATCTTTGTCACTGA
- the rplS gene encoding 50S ribosomal protein L19, with product MNVQAIIKDIESEYLKTDLPTIHVGDTVRVGVRIREGGKERVQPYEGTVIAMRNGGINETITVRRVFQGVGVERVFLLHSPRVADIKVVRRGKVRRAKLYYLRNRVGKATRIRQRFDRPV from the coding sequence ATGAATGTTCAAGCCATTATAAAAGATATAGAATCGGAATATCTCAAAACGGACTTACCCACTATCCATGTTGGGGACACTGTGCGGGTAGGAGTCCGTATCCGAGAAGGAGGAAAAGAGCGGGTTCAGCCCTATGAAGGAACCGTCATTGCCATGCGGAATGGAGGCATTAACGAAACCATTACCGTGCGAAGGGTATTCCAAGGGGTGGGAGTAGAAAGGGTGTTTCTTCTCCATTCTCCTAGGGTTGCTGATATTAAAGTTGTCCGTCGAGGTAAAGTACGGCGAGCCAAACTATATTATTTACGCAACCGAGTTGGTAAAGCCACCAGAATTCGTCAGCGTTTTGATCGTCCTGTTTAA
- the cobO gene encoding cob(I)yrinic acid a,c-diamide adenosyltransferase produces MTTDTNLSPEQYQQKMQRRKEIQEKRLAEASQEKGLIIVNTGNGKGKTTAALGMVVRSLGHGFRVAIVQFIKGAWEPAEKAVLSQWENQLEFLAMGEGFTWETQDRDRDILKAQQAWEKAVSFINNSEYKLVLLDEINVALKLGYLKVETVVKALQNKPQQTHVILTGRGAPIEVIEVADLVTEMKMIKHPFKEQGIKAQAGIEF; encoded by the coding sequence ATGACGACTGATACTAACCTTTCTCCAGAACAATATCAACAAAAAATGCAACGACGGAAAGAAATTCAAGAAAAACGTCTTGCAGAAGCATCCCAAGAAAAAGGCCTCATTATTGTTAACACAGGTAACGGTAAAGGGAAAACCACCGCAGCATTAGGAATGGTCGTGCGATCGCTAGGTCATGGTTTTCGAGTAGCGATCGTTCAATTTATTAAAGGGGCCTGGGAACCAGCTGAAAAAGCCGTTTTAAGTCAATGGGAAAACCAACTAGAGTTTTTAGCGATGGGAGAAGGGTTTACCTGGGAAACTCAAGATCGAGACAGGGATATTTTAAAAGCCCAACAAGCTTGGGAAAAAGCTGTTTCTTTTATCAATAATTCTGAGTATAAATTAGTGTTACTCGATGAAATAAACGTCGCTTTAAAGTTGGGGTATTTAAAGGTCGAAACTGTGGTTAAAGCCTTGCAAAACAAACCCCAACAAACCCATGTTATACTAACAGGAAGGGGTGCGCCGATTGAAGTGATTGAAGTTGCCGATCTCGTCACAGAAATGAAAATGATTAAACATCCTTTCAAAGAACAAGGGATTAAAGCCCAAGCCGGTATTGAGTTTTAA
- a CDS encoding Maf family protein, producing the protein MQQSPPFVLASASPARLKLLKTVGINPIVCSSDFNESQISETNPMKLVQILAQCKAEIVAQNYQDCLVLGCDSVLAIDGKIYGKPNSPEQAIARWQIMRNNHGTLYTGHALLDGKKGKTLLSCGVTKVYFADIDDRTIEAYVNTGEPLKCAGSFALEGKGSVLIEKIEGCHSNVIGLSLPLLREMLQKLDYSIQSFWESDKIESIEN; encoded by the coding sequence ATGCAACAATCTCCCCCTTTTGTTCTCGCTTCTGCTTCTCCTGCTCGTCTCAAACTTCTTAAAACGGTAGGGATTAATCCGATTGTTTGTTCGAGTGATTTTAATGAATCTCAAATTAGCGAAACCAACCCGATGAAATTGGTTCAAATTTTAGCACAATGTAAAGCCGAAATTGTTGCTCAAAACTATCAAGATTGTTTAGTATTAGGGTGTGATTCTGTATTGGCCATTGATGGCAAGATTTATGGTAAACCGAACTCCCCAGAACAGGCGATCGCTCGTTGGCAAATTATGAGAAATAATCACGGAACCTTATACACAGGTCATGCACTTTTAGATGGAAAAAAAGGAAAAACGTTACTATCTTGTGGTGTAACAAAAGTGTATTTTGCTGATATCGATGATCGCACCATCGAAGCCTATGTTAACACAGGAGAACCCTTAAAATGTGCCGGCAGTTTTGCCTTAGAAGGAAAAGGAAGCGTATTGATTGAAAAAATAGAAGGATGTCACAGTAATGTAATTGGTTTAAGTTTACCTTTATTACGAGAAATGTTACAAAAATTGGATTACTCGATTCAAAGTTTTTGGGAGTCTGATAAAATTGAATCTATAGAGAACTAA
- the psbP gene encoding photosystem II reaction center PsbP, whose protein sequence is MFKSLRVIVLTLISLTLFSCSIGLGGLQSYVDSADGYQFLYPNGWVGVDVKQSSQGVDVIFRDLIEPTENLSVIVSDVDEEKTLTALGTPTEVGYYLLKQMNNNKNNGRKVDLINAESREVEGKTYYNLEYEVTLPNQDQRHNLASIAVSRGKLFTFNLSTLQKRWDKVKDLFETSVNSFSVY, encoded by the coding sequence ATGTTTAAGTCTTTAAGAGTTATTGTCCTTACCCTCATAAGTTTAACTCTATTTAGTTGCTCTATAGGGTTAGGTGGTTTACAAAGTTATGTCGACTCGGCAGATGGCTATCAATTCCTTTATCCTAACGGTTGGGTTGGAGTAGATGTTAAGCAGTCGTCTCAGGGAGTTGATGTCATTTTTCGGGATCTGATTGAACCCACTGAAAACCTAAGTGTAATTGTTAGTGATGTTGATGAAGAAAAAACCTTAACCGCATTAGGAACCCCAACAGAAGTGGGATATTATTTATTAAAACAAATGAATAATAATAAAAATAATGGTCGAAAAGTAGATTTAATTAATGCCGAATCTAGAGAAGTAGAAGGAAAAACTTATTATAATTTAGAATACGAAGTGACCTTACCCAATCAAGATCAACGCCATAATCTTGCTAGTATTGCAGTCAGTCGTGGTAAACTTTTTACCTTTAATTTGTCTACACTGCAAAAACGTTGGGATAAAGTTAAAGACTTGTTTGAAACTTCAGTAAATTCTTTTTCAGTGTATTAA